GCGGTCCAGGGACGCAATGTCATAAAGAAGGGCTAATGTAAATGCTTATGACTTCTGCGACCCTCGATCGCGCGTCCGGGGTCCCCCTGTACCGCCAGATCAAAAAGATCCTGATCGACGAGATGCGTGCAGGGGCGGGCACCGATGGCCTCGCGATGACGGAGGAAGCGCTCATCACGCGCTTCCACGTCAGCTGTGCGCCCGTCCGACAGGCGGTGAAGGAGCTCGTTGACGAGGGGTACGTGTACCGGGAGCGGGCCAAAGGAACGTTCCCGGTGCAGGGATTGAACGTGCAACGACCGGCGACGCTGCAGCTCGGCGGCCTCATGGGCTACCTGCGGGAGCAAGGACTATCGCCCGAGGCCACGGTGCATGGGGTGGGCCGCGTGGTTCCACCTGCCGAAGTGCGGGAGAGATTAGGCCTGGGCCCGGAGGAAAAGGTCCTCACCTTCACACGCGTCATCACGGTGAAGGATGAAAAGCTCGTCAGCTCGCGGCTCTACCTGTGCAGCCCGCCCGATTTCGAACCCACCAGCCGCGAGCTTGAGGACGCGGGCTCCGCGTTTGAGCTGCTCGAACGAACTTACGGCATCGACCTCACCCGCTCGGAGCACCACGTGTGGGCGTCCGGGGCGAAAGGCGAAGACGCCTCAGCCCTGGGACTGCGCGAGGGGGAGCCGATCCTTGTCGTGGAGACCGTCTTCCTCTCCCGCGAAGGCCGCCCGGGCGGCTGGCGCCGCGCCATCCATCGCGCCGACGAGTTCAAGTACGTCTTCGCGTCCAACCGATAGCCGGCGTGGTTGACCGTCCCGCTATAGCCGGCGCCGTGCAGCTCAGCCCGGAACTCCGGCGGCGACGCGCTCGCCGTTGAAGTATTCGAGCTCCCAGCCGACAACGGGATGGTGGTGGGCCAGGTTGAGCGCCGCATTGTCGATGCTTTGCAGGGTGCGGCCGATGGCACGGCTGAGGCTCACACGGATAAGCGAGCCGTGGGCGACCACCAGGACACGGCAGCCGCGGAATTCCTCGGCGAGGGCTTCCAGCGCGGCCAACCCGCGCCGGGCTGCCCCGTCCTCGCTTTCTGCGCCCCGGAAACCGTCGGGGATGCGCAGCGCGTCCAGTTCAGGGCCGGCCTGCAGGCCCTCGGCGGGTCCGAAGCTGCGCTCGGTGAGTTCCGGGACGCGGCGGGCCGCGCCGAGTCCCAGCCCTGCGGCAATCAGGTCGGCGGTCTCCGCGGCACGGCTCAGCGGGGACGACACGATCGCGTCCCATGCATAACCGGAGAGGACGGCGACGGCGTCGCGCGCCTGGCCGCGGCCGACGTCGTTCAGGGGAATGTCGGTGGATCCCTGCAGCCGGCGCTGGGCGTTCCAGTCCGTCTGGCCATGGCGGACAAGGGCGAACGTCGTAGGGGTCATGCGTTCCATTCTCCCCTGAATCCCTGAATCCCTGAATCCCGGAGCCGTGGCCCGGGACGTGGGCGCCCATGTCATTGCTGTGACTTCTCCGGATTTTGCCTGTGAATCGTCCGGCCGTCCTTGCGGGAGTCCGGTTGCCTGGGACAAGCTGTTGGTGACGTGGTGAATTGCTCAGGCAGGCTGGGCGGCGAGGGTGCCGTCGGGACGTGCCACGGCAATGCCGCCGCCCAGGCAGGAGCCCGCAGAATGGGAGGGCGCTCAATATGAAACGGACATTGTCCAGGCAGGCTAAATACCGCACAATAGGCATCTGCTCATTGATTACGTTGCTGGTAATTGTCGGAATTATGTCCCTTTTCAATTCGCCGGCGACCTTCCTGCCAGCTCCGAACGCTCCATCGGCTGCGGGAGGGCCTGTGCCTGCGGTGAGCAGTCCCGCGGCGAAGGGTGCCGACTTCCAGAACGTCCCGAACCAGGTACTCTTTGCCCTTGATGGCGCAGGCAAACCGAACATTTCCGGAAACCTCACGAACATCAGGCAAGGCGGCACAGGGGATTGCTACTTTCTCGCGGCCTTGATGACTGTCGCGGCCCGGACGCCGGACACCATAGCCAACATGGTTCACGATAATGGCAACGGAACGTACACCGTTTCATTTCACAGCAGGTACGACGGGGTACCCGATCCGGTGCAGGTGACGGTCAACGGTGATCTTCCGTACCGCCGCGGCAAACCAATAGGAAACGGCGTCGAAAACATCGGCGGCAAGAATGTTTCCTGGGCGGCGATTATTGAGAAAGGGTGGGCTGCCGCGAACCGTAACGGCTATCAGGGCATCGAAGGCACCGACCTCAGCAATGACCAGGACCACGATGTGCACAATGGCCTCTACGCCATCACCGGCAAGGTGGGAGTCGACCGCAACCCGGGTGGACCCATGACGGGGGTGAGCTTCGATCAGGTTCAGAAGGATTTCACAAATGGCCTCGTCACGCTCGGAACCTCCAATTCCCGCGGCAAGCTGGTATCCAACCACTCCTACGCGTTGCTGGGAGTGAACTCCGCCGACCAGACCCTGGTGCTCGGGAACCCGGAGGGCGGCCAATCCACGCTCACATTTTCGGCTTTCCGATCCTCGAACATCAACCAGTACATCGCTATACCGACCTACCCTTGAGAACCACAAGGCCCGGACGGCTGGCAGGGAGTGCCGCCGCCCGGCAGTCAGGAGCAGTCCCTTGTACTTCCAGGCGGGGTTGAGTAGCACCGAGTCCGGAAAGCGGCCGTCCAGGTGGCGAGTGTCCGGGACATTTCTTATTCTGACAATGCTTCTGGCCACCACCGCGGCCTGCCAGCCCGGACAGGCCCCGTCCCGGTCAGGCACCCCCGGGCATGTGTTTGTGATCAACCTCGAGAACAAGGGATACGACCGGGTGTGGGACACCGGGTCCGCCGCCCCCTATCTCGCCGGGTCCCTACGGTCTCAGGGGGTGCTGCTCACGGACTATTACGGCATCGCCCATAACTCATTGCCGAACTACCTGGCCCAGATCTCCGGTCAACCGCCCAACGACAGCACCCGACGGGACTGTCATACCTACACGCCCTTTACGTCCTCGGGCACCGATTCGCAGGGCCGGCTTCTGGGAGACGGGTGCGTCTTCCCGGCGGATGTTCCCACTCTGGCCGGCCAGCTGGTGTCCGCGGGCAAGTCCTGGCGAGGCTATATGGAAGACATGCCGTCGCCCTGCCAGCACCCGGGCCTCGACGCCGTGGATGGGCACGTGAAGGCCGCCCCCGGGGAGCAGTACGCCACCCGCCATAACCCCTTTGTCTATTTCCAATCCGTCACCTCATCGCCCGACTGCAGCCAGAACGTCGTCAACTTTTCGGCGCTACAGCAGGACCTGAAATCAGTGGACACCACACCGAACCTTTCCTATATCACTCCGAACCTCTGCCACGACGGGCACGACAGCCCTTGCGTTGACGGGAGTCCCGGCGGGATGGGGGCCGCCGACAAGTGGCTCAGCGAGGAGGTGCCGGCGATTCTGGCGTCGCCGGCGTTTCACCGGGACGGGATGCTTGTGGTTACCTTCGACGAGGCCGACGGCGGCGCGGTCGGCCCCGCCGCAGGCGTCACGGGGGGAGCGGCCGGGGGGAAGGTCGGCACCCTGGTCATCTCACCCTTCACGGCGGCCGGTACAACCTCAGACCGGCCGTACAACCACTACAGCCTGCTGGCCAGCATCGAGGATTTCTTCTCCCTCTCACGCCTCGCCGGCGCCGGCGAACCGGGCGTGAACGCCTTTGGCACGGACGTCTATCGGGCTGGACCGTAAGGTACGGACGTGTCGGTCATGCGCGCAAAGAAGGGAAACGCCAGTACCCGGCCCGCCGCCGGCGCCTCACCACCGGCAAAAGCCGCACGACGCCGTCGCACCATTGCCGCCGCCATGTCAGTCCTCGTCCTCCTGCTGTTCGCCGTGGTTCCGTCCGGTCAGGGGCCGTCCGCGGCGCCCGCGCAGGGCATTTCGAAGATCAAGCACGTGGTGATCATCATGCAGGAGAACCGCTCGTTTGACAGCTACTTCGGGACCTTCCCCGGGGCTGACGGGATCGCGATGCAGAACGGGGTGCCAACGGCGTGCCTTCCGGATCCGGGACACAACGGCTGCGCCAGGCCGTTCCACAATTCCGCCGACAGCAACGCCGGGGGTCCGCACAGCCATGCTGACGAGGTTGCGGACGCCGACAACGGTGCCATGGATGGTTTTGTTGCCCAGGCCGAAAAGGGCCTCGCCGGCTGCAAACCGGCGGACACTAACTGTCACTACGGCTCGAAACAGACCGACGTGATGGGTTACCACGACGGACGTGACCTGCCCAACTACTGGGCCTACGCAAATAACTTCACCCTCCAGGACCACATGTTCGCGGCTGCAGCGTCCTGGAGCCTGCCGGCCCACCTGTACCTGGTCTCGGAATGGTCAGCCAAATGTGCCAGGGCGGGCGACCCCTCGTCCTGTGTCAACGCCCTGCAGAATCCCGCCGCAGGTCCGGACCCGGAGATGATCCGCGGCACCCTGATCGGCAAATGCCAGGCAGGCCTCGATCTCCGGCCGTGCCGGGACGCCCTGGAAGCCGCGGGTATCAGCCCGGATCTCGCCGCGGACATTGACCGGCTCATCAGCGCCAGCTGCAAACCCACCGATTCCTATCCCACGTGCCAGGCCGCCGTTGACGCCGCCCCGGTCCCGGAGGACCTGAAAAAGAAACTCACCGTGGCCGCCAAGAAACTTGAACTGCCCGACTACGCCTGGACGGACCTGACCTACCTGCTCCACCAACAGCACATCCCCTGGGCCTACTACGTCTTCGACGGCACCGAACCCGACTGCCGCGACGACACCGCCACCTGCGCCCCGGTGAAGCAGAACGCCAAAACGCCCGGCCTGTGGAATCCCCTCCTGTACTTCGACACCGTCAAGGAGGACGGCGAACTGGGCAACATCCAGTCCCAGAAGAACTTCTACGACGCGGCCCGCCAAGGCACCCTCCCTGCCGTTAGCTGGGTGGCGCCAACAGACAAGGTCAGCGAGCATGCCCCCGCCAAAATCAGCACCGGCCAGGCCTACGTTGCCGGGCTTGTCAACGCCATTATGAACGGCCCCGACTGGAACAGCACCGCCATATTCCTTACGTGGGACGACTGGGGCGGATTCTACGACCACGTGCCGCCGCCCGTGGCCGACGCCAACGGCTACGGCTTCCGCGTCCCGGGCCTGGTCATCAGCCCCTATGCCAAAAAGGGCTATATCGACCACCAGACGCTGAGCCACGACGCCTACATCAAGTTCATCGAGGACGATTTCCTGCACGGCCAGCGGCTCGATCCGGCCACCGACGGCCGCCCCGACGCCCGCCCCGGCGTCCGTGAAAACAACCCGCTCCTGGGCGACCTGCCCAGAGCCTTCGACTTCAACCAGGCACCCCTGCCGCCGCTCATCCTGACGAACGCTGCCACCTACTGACGCGCCGCAGAGGGCCGTCGGCAGCGGGGTTCATTGCCAGCGCAGCTACGCGGACCCGCCGGGATGCGCGTCCCTGAGGGCCGGAGGCGTTGCGCCCTGGATGACCCAGCGGTTGCCGTCCGGGTCGGCGAAGTAGGCAAACAGCACTCCACCCATGTCCTGGACGTCACTGATATCAGCACCACGGCCCAGGAGTTCGGCGCGCGCAGCAGCTATGTCGGGTACGACGAGCTGCAGCCCTTCGAGGCTGCCCGGCGTCATGCCCGTCATTCCGGTGCCTATGACGATCGACGCAGCCGAACTTGGCGGTGTCAGCTGCACCACCCTCATCCCGGGGATGTACTCGACATCGTGGTCAAGGACAAAGCCCAGCTTCTCGGTATAGAACGACTTGGACCGGTCGACATCCGCGACGGGTACCTGCACAACTTCAAGGCGCATTTCCATGCGCCTTACAGTACCGCCGCCCGACCAGGTGCTGCTGGACGGCCCCGGCACTTCTTAAGCCTTTCTTAACGGCCGCACGGGAGAGTGGAAGCAGGCGCCGCACAGCGCCCTTGCCCCGACCCCGTAGGACTCCATGCCTGGACC
This DNA window, taken from Pseudarthrobacter sp. ATCC 49987, encodes the following:
- a CDS encoding GntR family transcriptional regulator codes for the protein MTSATLDRASGVPLYRQIKKILIDEMRAGAGTDGLAMTEEALITRFHVSCAPVRQAVKELVDEGYVYRERAKGTFPVQGLNVQRPATLQLGGLMGYLREQGLSPEATVHGVGRVVPPAEVRERLGLGPEEKVLTFTRVITVKDEKLVSSRLYLCSPPDFEPTSRELEDAGSAFELLERTYGIDLTRSEHHVWASGAKGEDASALGLREGEPILVVETVFLSREGRPGGWRRAIHRADEFKYVFASNR
- a CDS encoding histidine phosphatase family protein, which gives rise to MTPTTFALVRHGQTDWNAQRRLQGSTDIPLNDVGRGQARDAVAVLSGYAWDAIVSSPLSRAAETADLIAAGLGLGAARRVPELTERSFGPAEGLQAGPELDALRIPDGFRGAESEDGAARRGLAALEALAEEFRGCRVLVVAHGSLIRVSLSRAIGRTLQSIDNAALNLAHHHPVVGWELEYFNGERVAAGVPG
- a CDS encoding C2 family cysteine protease, with amino-acid sequence MSLFNSPATFLPAPNAPSAAGGPVPAVSSPAAKGADFQNVPNQVLFALDGAGKPNISGNLTNIRQGGTGDCYFLAALMTVAARTPDTIANMVHDNGNGTYTVSFHSRYDGVPDPVQVTVNGDLPYRRGKPIGNGVENIGGKNVSWAAIIEKGWAAANRNGYQGIEGTDLSNDQDHDVHNGLYAITGKVGVDRNPGGPMTGVSFDQVQKDFTNGLVTLGTSNSRGKLVSNHSYALLGVNSADQTLVLGNPEGGQSTLTFSAFRSSNINQYIAIPTYP
- a CDS encoding alkaline phosphatase family protein, with amino-acid sequence MINLENKGYDRVWDTGSAAPYLAGSLRSQGVLLTDYYGIAHNSLPNYLAQISGQPPNDSTRRDCHTYTPFTSSGTDSQGRLLGDGCVFPADVPTLAGQLVSAGKSWRGYMEDMPSPCQHPGLDAVDGHVKAAPGEQYATRHNPFVYFQSVTSSPDCSQNVVNFSALQQDLKSVDTTPNLSYITPNLCHDGHDSPCVDGSPGGMGAADKWLSEEVPAILASPAFHRDGMLVVTFDEADGGAVGPAAGVTGGAAGGKVGTLVISPFTAAGTTSDRPYNHYSLLASIEDFFSLSRLAGAGEPGVNAFGTDVYRAGP
- a CDS encoding alkaline phosphatase family protein — its product is MRAKKGNASTRPAAGASPPAKAARRRRTIAAAMSVLVLLLFAVVPSGQGPSAAPAQGISKIKHVVIIMQENRSFDSYFGTFPGADGIAMQNGVPTACLPDPGHNGCARPFHNSADSNAGGPHSHADEVADADNGAMDGFVAQAEKGLAGCKPADTNCHYGSKQTDVMGYHDGRDLPNYWAYANNFTLQDHMFAAAASWSLPAHLYLVSEWSAKCARAGDPSSCVNALQNPAAGPDPEMIRGTLIGKCQAGLDLRPCRDALEAAGISPDLAADIDRLISASCKPTDSYPTCQAAVDAAPVPEDLKKKLTVAAKKLELPDYAWTDLTYLLHQQHIPWAYYVFDGTEPDCRDDTATCAPVKQNAKTPGLWNPLLYFDTVKEDGELGNIQSQKNFYDAARQGTLPAVSWVAPTDKVSEHAPAKISTGQAYVAGLVNAIMNGPDWNSTAIFLTWDDWGGFYDHVPPPVADANGYGFRVPGLVISPYAKKGYIDHQTLSHDAYIKFIEDDFLHGQRLDPATDGRPDARPGVRENNPLLGDLPRAFDFNQAPLPPLILTNAATY
- a CDS encoding VOC family protein; its protein translation is MEMRLEVVQVPVADVDRSKSFYTEKLGFVLDHDVEYIPGMRVVQLTPPSSAASIVIGTGMTGMTPGSLEGLQLVVPDIAAARAELLGRGADISDVQDMGGVLFAYFADPDGNRWVIQGATPPALRDAHPGGSA